The following are encoded together in the Mustela nigripes isolate SB6536 chromosome 11, MUSNIG.SB6536, whole genome shotgun sequence genome:
- the LOC132026555 gene encoding insulin receptor substrate 2-like isoform X1 — translation MKPGGGGPTAAPESDLADRPLVLPRPWACPADVRLCGHLRKQKSQRRRFFVLRADPPRLECYESEKKFRAGRAPPKLSVSLAGACTISKRVDARQRHLIVLYTRDHSLGVAAACEAEQQAWYLALLEARAAAGPSLHEDPGAWILAPFQDVWPVTLRPKGLGRTQGLGSGRYRLCLGSGVLSLLRKPKGRGSGDTQASPPPPALRLSLLSVRRCGHADSFFFLELGRSAPTGPGELWLQAPDALVAQSIHETVLAAMKRLGEGGATGRAEPLPRDPPTGAYRPSASQSSPTLASTAQSSGGSPRGGLGERNRKTLQMLAKAASHPKDLELGGGYVAMGAGSNYEPMGGGEAGGYMVMAPPGLAASAHATPHDQLQVCQGTEYVPMSRFLPGSLFSSSLPGSSELGAGESGPSFQGPRRSLGECWGPAGAHPSLQPPSELAGEYVCIKYVAPDYLGMGTATQEPPNGRLNYADLDLIPSLEVRGDSRNPQHSYARIEFQNLREAPVRCGQLRPV, via the exons ATGAAGCCCGGAGGCGGTGGCCCCACGGCGGCCCCGGAGTCCGACCTGGCGGACAGGCCGCTGGTTCTGCCGCGGCCCTGGGCCTGTCCGGCTGACGTACGGCTCTGCGGCCACCTGCGGAAGCAGAAGTCGCAGCGCCGCCGCTTCTTCGTGCTCCGCGCCGACCCGCCGCGCCTCGAGTGCTACGAGAGCGAGAAGAAGTTCCGCGCGGGCCGAGCGCCGCCCAAGCTCAGCGTGAGCCTGGCGGGCGCGTGCACCATCAGCAAGCGCGTGGACGCGCGCCAGCGCCACCTGATCGTCCTCTACACGCGCGACCACAGCCTGGGCGTGGCGGCGGCCTGCGAGGCGGAGCAGCAGGCGTGGTACCTCGCCCTGCTGGAGGCGCGCGCGGCCGCGG GTCCCAGCCTCCACGAGGACCCCGGCGCCTGGATTCTCGCTCCGTTTCAGGACGTCTGGCCCGTGACGCTGCGGCCCAAGGGACTGGGGCGAACACAAGGCCTGGGCAGCGGCCGCTACCGCCTGTGCCTGGGTTCGGGGGTGCTGAGCCTGCTGCGGaagcccaaaggcagaggctctggggACACCCAGGCTTCGCCTCCGCCGCCCGCCCTGCGCCTGTCCCTGCTCAGTGTGCGCCGCTGCGGCCACGCAGACTCCTTCTTCTTCCTGGAGCTCGGCCGCTCGGCGCCCACGGGTCCCGGGGAGCTGTGGCTACAGGCGCCCGACGCCCTGGTGGCCCAAAGCATTCATGAGACTGTACTGGCCGCCATGAAGCGACTCGGGGAGGGCGGTGCCACTGGCAGGGCTGAGCCACTGCCAAGGGATCCCCCGACCGGCGCTTACAGACCCTCTGCCTCCCAATCTTCTCCGACCCTGGCCTCGACAGCCCAGTCAAGTGGCGGGAGCCCTCGCGGAGGCCTCggggagagaaacaggaaaaccCTCCAGATGCTGGCAAAGGCAGCCTCGCACCCCAAGGACTTGGAGCTGGGAGGGGGCTACGTAGCCATGGGAGCCGGGAGCAACTATGAGCCCATGGGGGGTGGCGAAGCAGGTGGCTACATGGTGATGGCACCCCCTGGCCTTGCGGCCTCTGCCCACGCAACTCCCCACGACCAACTCCAAGTTTGCCAGGGCACTGAATACGTTCCCATGAGCCGCTTTCTGCCAGGGTCCTTGTTCTCCAGCTCCCTGCCCGGCTCCTCTGAGCTCGGAGCTGGGGAGTCTGGACCTTCCTTTCAAGGACCCCGTCGCAGCCTGGGGGAATGTTGGGGACCAGCAGGGGCGCATCCCTCCTTGCAGCCGCCCTCAGAGCTAGCAGGGGAGTACGTGTGCATCAAGTATGTGGCCCCTGACTACTTAGGAATGGGCACTGCCACACAAGAAC
- the LOC132026555 gene encoding insulin receptor substrate 2-like isoform X2 — MKPGGGGPTAAPESDLADRPLVLPRPWACPADVRLCGHLRKQKSQRRRFFVLRADPPRLECYESEKKFRAGRAPPKLSVSLAGACTISKRVDARQRHLIVLYTRDHSLGVAAACEAEQQAWYLALLEARAAAGPSLHEDPGAWILAPFQDVWPVTLRPKGLGRTQGLGSGRYRLCLGSGVLSLLRKPKGRGSGDTQASPPPPALRLSLLSVRRCGHADSFFFLELGRSAPTGPGELWLQAPDALVAQSIHETVLAAMKRLGEGGATGRAEPLPRDPPTGAYRPSASQSSPTLASTAQSSGGSPRGGLGERNRKTLQMLAKAASHPKDLELGGGYVAMGAGSNYEPMGGGEAGGYMVMAPPGLAASAHATPHDQLQVCQGTEYVPMSRFLPGSLFSSSLPGSSELGAGESGPSFQGPRRSLGECWGPAGAHPSLQPPSELAGEYVCIKYVAPDYLGMGTATQEPPNGRLNYADLDLIPSLEVRGDSRNPQHSYARIEFQNLREAP, encoded by the exons ATGAAGCCCGGAGGCGGTGGCCCCACGGCGGCCCCGGAGTCCGACCTGGCGGACAGGCCGCTGGTTCTGCCGCGGCCCTGGGCCTGTCCGGCTGACGTACGGCTCTGCGGCCACCTGCGGAAGCAGAAGTCGCAGCGCCGCCGCTTCTTCGTGCTCCGCGCCGACCCGCCGCGCCTCGAGTGCTACGAGAGCGAGAAGAAGTTCCGCGCGGGCCGAGCGCCGCCCAAGCTCAGCGTGAGCCTGGCGGGCGCGTGCACCATCAGCAAGCGCGTGGACGCGCGCCAGCGCCACCTGATCGTCCTCTACACGCGCGACCACAGCCTGGGCGTGGCGGCGGCCTGCGAGGCGGAGCAGCAGGCGTGGTACCTCGCCCTGCTGGAGGCGCGCGCGGCCGCGG GTCCCAGCCTCCACGAGGACCCCGGCGCCTGGATTCTCGCTCCGTTTCAGGACGTCTGGCCCGTGACGCTGCGGCCCAAGGGACTGGGGCGAACACAAGGCCTGGGCAGCGGCCGCTACCGCCTGTGCCTGGGTTCGGGGGTGCTGAGCCTGCTGCGGaagcccaaaggcagaggctctggggACACCCAGGCTTCGCCTCCGCCGCCCGCCCTGCGCCTGTCCCTGCTCAGTGTGCGCCGCTGCGGCCACGCAGACTCCTTCTTCTTCCTGGAGCTCGGCCGCTCGGCGCCCACGGGTCCCGGGGAGCTGTGGCTACAGGCGCCCGACGCCCTGGTGGCCCAAAGCATTCATGAGACTGTACTGGCCGCCATGAAGCGACTCGGGGAGGGCGGTGCCACTGGCAGGGCTGAGCCACTGCCAAGGGATCCCCCGACCGGCGCTTACAGACCCTCTGCCTCCCAATCTTCTCCGACCCTGGCCTCGACAGCCCAGTCAAGTGGCGGGAGCCCTCGCGGAGGCCTCggggagagaaacaggaaaaccCTCCAGATGCTGGCAAAGGCAGCCTCGCACCCCAAGGACTTGGAGCTGGGAGGGGGCTACGTAGCCATGGGAGCCGGGAGCAACTATGAGCCCATGGGGGGTGGCGAAGCAGGTGGCTACATGGTGATGGCACCCCCTGGCCTTGCGGCCTCTGCCCACGCAACTCCCCACGACCAACTCCAAGTTTGCCAGGGCACTGAATACGTTCCCATGAGCCGCTTTCTGCCAGGGTCCTTGTTCTCCAGCTCCCTGCCCGGCTCCTCTGAGCTCGGAGCTGGGGAGTCTGGACCTTCCTTTCAAGGACCCCGTCGCAGCCTGGGGGAATGTTGGGGACCAGCAGGGGCGCATCCCTCCTTGCAGCCGCCCTCAGAGCTAGCAGGGGAGTACGTGTGCATCAAGTATGTGGCCCCTGACTACTTAGGAATGGGCACTGCCACACAAGAAC